One region of Marispirochaeta aestuarii genomic DNA includes:
- a CDS encoding tripartite tricarboxylate transporter TctB family protein produces MKDNQPNEQMKPSGHETLSDILAACFFLLFAILMFIGATQFTYKSNMGFITSAGFTPMLLSVLVSVLSVILIIETLKKNKSASLSISEWFKNARGDEAVRRSVALIVMTGIYIVLVGVVNFILITFVFLFVIYYYLQVGRLWRVLLYSAMNTVLIAYIVPTVYQMPLP; encoded by the coding sequence ATGAAAGATAATCAGCCGAATGAACAGATGAAGCCTTCAGGTCATGAAACACTTTCCGATATCCTGGCGGCCTGTTTTTTTCTTCTGTTCGCGATACTCATGTTTATCGGCGCCACCCAGTTTACCTATAAATCCAATATGGGCTTTATTACATCGGCGGGTTTTACCCCTATGCTTCTGTCCGTACTGGTTTCCGTATTATCGGTTATTCTTATTATTGAGACCTTGAAGAAAAACAAATCTGCGAGTCTAAGTATAAGCGAATGGTTTAAGAATGCCCGTGGGGATGAAGCTGTCAGGCGGTCTGTTGCTCTGATCGTAATGACCGGGATCTATATTGTCCTGGTGGGCGTGGTTAATTTTATTCTTATTACCTTCGTTTTCTTGTTTGTGATCTACTATTACCTGCAGGTTGGAAGACTCTGGCGCGTTCTGTTATACAGTGCCATGAATACGGTACTTATCGCCTATATAGTCCCAACCGTATATCAGATGCCGTTACCCTAA
- a CDS encoding tripartite tricarboxylate transporter substrate binding protein has protein sequence MKKRIFIGLVGALLVLALAMPVFAEGAKEGGDAAPEWPTRPITVMLGWSAGGTSDTTARAVAQEMSEYLGVEIKITNMEGANGGIAYQNVYQAESDGYRWFGGAQVQATYPITRQAKVGWEEFYPFPAGMGATTIYVRTDSGYDDITDLVDAIKSGNKVVKYGSTSRGGNGSIFGEVFAQAAGIADKVQEVPYNGGREAGRYLLSGDVEYISVSLGDVSDWAEEGRIKPVLNLYDKDYVWRGVTFPTVNKYYPELEVYMSINPYWGIAVKRDTPEAVIEKMAEAFVYAVKQDRFKAALESRGIIVNPKMGDAADEAAAIVGAGRGWAQYDYGIVDVSPETLGIPRVTEWEWPYNETSANIRPWPAKAEELYESELAD, from the coding sequence ATGAAGAAAAGGATTTTTATTGGTTTAGTTGGTGCCTTACTCGTGCTTGCTCTTGCAATGCCGGTATTCGCCGAAGGTGCCAAGGAGGGTGGTGATGCTGCCCCCGAATGGCCTACTCGACCCATCACGGTTATGCTCGGATGGTCCGCAGGTGGAACATCCGATACCACCGCACGTGCCGTAGCTCAGGAAATGTCTGAGTATCTGGGGGTCGAAATCAAGATTACAAATATGGAAGGTGCCAACGGTGGTATCGCGTATCAGAACGTGTATCAGGCCGAAAGTGACGGTTACCGCTGGTTCGGTGGGGCCCAGGTACAGGCGACATATCCCATTACACGGCAGGCCAAGGTGGGCTGGGAAGAGTTCTATCCTTTCCCTGCAGGTATGGGTGCAACTACCATCTATGTACGCACCGATTCCGGGTATGATGATATTACCGATCTTGTGGATGCCATCAAGAGCGGAAACAAGGTGGTAAAATACGGTTCCACCAGCCGCGGCGGTAACGGCTCAATTTTTGGCGAGGTTTTTGCTCAGGCTGCAGGGATCGCTGACAAGGTCCAGGAAGTTCCCTACAACGGCGGCCGCGAAGCAGGACGATACCTCCTGTCCGGCGACGTTGAATACATTTCCGTATCCCTCGGGGATGTTTCCGACTGGGCCGAAGAAGGTAGAATCAAACCAGTTCTTAATCTGTACGACAAAGACTATGTATGGCGAGGTGTAACTTTCCCGACAGTAAACAAGTACTATCCTGAACTGGAAGTCTATATGTCCATCAACCCATACTGGGGAATTGCTGTAAAACGTGATACCCCGGAGGCGGTTATCGAAAAGATGGCTGAGGCTTTTGTGTACGCTGTAAAGCAGGATCGCTTCAAGGCTGCTCTTGAATCCAGAGGTATTATTGTAAATCCCAAAATGGGAGATGCTGCGGACGAGGCGGCAGCAATTGTAGGTGCCGGCCGTGGCTGGGCTCAGTACGACTATGGCATCGTTGATGTAAGCCCTGAAACTCTTGGAATTCCAAGGGTAACTGAATGGGAATGGCCTTACAACGAAACATCAGCCAACATTCGCCCCTGGCCTGCCAAGGCTGAGGAGCTGTATGAAAGCGAGCTGGCCGACTAA